From Saccharomycodes ludwigii strain NBRC 1722 chromosome IV, whole genome shotgun sequence, one genomic window encodes:
- the RCK2 gene encoding serine/threonine protein kinase RCK2 (similar to Saccharomyces cerevisiae YLR248W | RCK2 | Radiation sensitivity Complementing Kinase (paralog of YGL158W | RCK1)), with protein sequence MLKIKNIFKKKTQQPEQQQENHDTNTPNSTGEHGKQKKSKPLAFPSSNTTNNATTATDDKGGPRNSIFLEKCLSPSSLQQSPINTANKTIEEQEAIQKSYDTKIVSHISNVSYSTSSSTSSTSSIQNITVPQHTHLHTDVYHNLNQDYNENSADDNTTDNRTHNDNLSSSLSLNDGSLTTVDSVSSSVEETSLSDDISSDEMLEAAPQVKFAEQLEITNYRLLNKIGEGAFSKVFDAKKVVFPTNNGTPNNNTSLKKCVAIKILNKTQLSDTHKNSNIQNAAKTSTRQQVLKEVAIHKLVSSSPYVVQFIEFQESPKYYYIVQELLPGGEIFGEIVRLTYFSEDLSRHVVRQLAYAIKHLHSLGVVHRDIKPENLLFIPIDYIPTVPPNKRKLRKSDDPTTKEDEGIFIKNVGGGGIGRVKLADFGLSKQINYTNTKTPCGTVGYTAPEVVKDQKYSMEVDMWGIGCVLYTVLCGFPPFYDEKVDILTEKISKGHYTFLEPWWDEISEGAKHCVSRLLEVDPYKRYTIEDLLNDQWFMSCDADREKNINAGNTAGNSKTSKRRSNRNKKYMDLLYSPAAVAMRDAFDISNAVQRKVEDEDINQNGNSRSTFAAAISLGALQEGEVMDNATHANSTNKNGNSIENQFFQLKLNSSTILKRRKEKNAGDEIAAAVSMPPTIKE encoded by the coding sequence atgCTCAagatcaaaaatatttttaaaaaaaagactcAACAACctgaacaacaacaagaaaatCATGATACCAATACTCCCAATTCTACTGGGGAACACGggaaacagaaaaaatCGAAGCCTTTAGCCTTTCCTTCTAGcaatactactaataatgcCACCACTGCAACTGATGATAAAGGAGGGCCTCGTAacagtatttttttagaaaaatgcTTGTCTCCTTCATCTTTGCAACAATCACCCATTAATACTGCTAATAAAACTATCGAAGAGCAAGAGGCAATACAAAAATCCTATGATACAAAGATTGTCTCCCATATATCAAATGTTTCATATAGTACTAGTTCAAGCACTTCTTCAACTTCATCGattcaaaatataactGTACCACAACATACCCATCTACACACAGATGTATACCACAATTTAAACCAAGATTATAACGAAAACAGTGCTGATGATAACACTACCGATAATCGTACGCATAATGACAACTTATCTTCCTCATTATCACTGAATGACGGTTCGTTAACTACAGTCGATAGTGTGTCTAGTAGCGTTGAAGAAACCTCTCTGTCAGACGATATTAGCAGCGATGAAATGTTGGAGGCTGCTCCACAAGTAAAATTTGCTGAGCAATTAGAAATTACCAATTACAGACTACTAAATAAGATTGGAGAGGGTGCATTTTCTAAAGTATTTGATGCCAAAAAGGTTGTTTTTCCCACTAATAACGGTACCCCTAACAACAACACAAgcttaaaaaaatgtgtggctattaaaattttaaataagaCGCAATTATCAGATACTCATAAGAACAGTAACATTCAAAATGCTGCCAAAACAAGCACAAGACAACAGGTTTTAAAAGAAGTAGCTATACACAAGTTAGTGTCCTCCTCCCCCTATGTGGTACAATTTATAGAATTCCAAGAAAGTCCcaagtattattatattgtgCAGGAGCTATTGCCCGGTGGAGAAATATTTGGAGAAATTGTTAGGTTGACATATTTTAGTGAGGATTTATCAAGACATGTGGTCCGCCAGTTGGCCTATGCCATCAAACACCTGCATTCACTGGGTGTAGTCCATAGAGACATCAAACCtgaaaatttgttatttattccAATAGATTATATACCAACAGTTCCACCCAATAAACGGAAATTAAGGAAAAGTGATGATCCAACGACCAAAGAAGATGAaggtatttttattaagaaCGTAGGCGGGGGTGGAATTGGTAGAGTCAAGCTAGCTGATTTTGGGTTATCTAAACAAATCAATTATACAAATACCAAAACACCGTGTGGTACTGTTGGGTATACTGCACCAGAAGTGGTCAAGGACCAGAAATATAGTATGGAGGTTGACATGTGGGGGATAGGGTGTGTATTGTACACTGTATTGTGTGGATTTCCGCCATTTTATGACGAAAAAGTTGATATCTTGACTGAAAAGATAAGCAAGGGACATTATACGTTCTTAGAACCTTGGTGGGACGAAATTAGCGAGGGTGCTAAACATTGTGTTTCCAGATTATTAGAAGTTGATCCATACAAGAGATATACGATTGAGGATTTATTGAATGATCAATGGTTCATGTCGTGCGATGCAGATCGagagaaaaatattaatgcTGGTAACACCGCGGGTAATAGTAAAACTAGTAAGAGAAGAAGTAACAGgaacaaaaaatacatgGATTTATTATATTCGCCAGCAGCTGTTGCCATGAGGGATGCGTTTGATATAAGTAATGCTGTTCAGAGAAAAGTGGAAGATGAAGATATCAACCAAAATGGGAATAGCAGATCAACATTTGCTGCTGCGATCTCCTTGGGTGCTTTACAAGAAGGTGAGGTAATGGATAATGCAACCCATGCTAATAGTACTAATAAGAATGGCAACAGTATAGAAAATCagttttttcaattaaaattgaacTCTTCAACTATATTGAAGagaagaaaggaaaaaaatgcaGGTGATGAGATTGCTGCTGCAGTTTCTATGCCACCTACTATAAAGGAATAG
- the IRC20 gene encoding E3 ubiquitin-protein ligase IRC20 (similar to Saccharomyces cerevisiae YLR247C | IRC20 | Increased Recombination Centers) — protein sequence MDYNTNNKKLIINISDYDLSLNIPPLGPITNQNLQNKNKNLTEHYTSSNCGKTKSDKKLVYQLIFKHELNTHGNKNDIECNATYNNAHVDVSESNLKVFYNEDDGHISPILTFSLDQLSSSVTSMIDLLRNKTGLRKQKQQHPGSAISRISNTATRRGRKKRKITTFVGNMDPNNIIRAAKYKDLSVNSLIKINVKQRNNWTLIIDIYLSYRENDFNAFTKDTQKIFNTYIFDTVHPVTDITFAGSRESFEMKVIEYTKNITKKIKKINESNIDFNKIKPLELYPFQKETVLWMLNKELYSTSVNDDKIDKNAILSYLNRNLCFGYVDIPNIGYWNKYTNYLLSYDQGLAFFKEYNESCSTIHNSNKVDAEVPHGAQGLLSEEMGLGKTIEILSLILLNKRNSRVTGPSKSNLHKAKTTLIVCPDSILNQWIDEIEDHSYNNTLSIYHYPGFKQLSRTFDKDKLSANDISLKLLEYDIIITSYSVLSSEVHYTNFATHRNRNVHNYSDTVKTNDKKRHDIKYDYSSPLALINFWRIVLDEVQMLGRSLTGNIIRCCNEISRVHTWGSSGTPVSTITKVTHIGNNDRANAGAGTIAKDLAMILSYLQFNPFMDSPNLINKMLKLQYPICAELTQFFIDNDLCIRHTKLNVSDQINIPKQYQYLIPLALGPIEQDHYTSCWTKFLNEAGYDNNGNSTRSNSNDQMVDLMTMNKWLSLLLNECQMGLINLTKKKTLLKTKSGINIKEDHDELLDMNYMDDILDIMKAAVSKKIQSLLRANFLVQIQKGKIMLELENKPVMAIQIFKKILEQILKLNIAGGSSSTATTTTTTTTTTTTTTTTTTTTTNNDNNNNNTDQELLGDFKEQLHQCYFFIATAYYYLGSKKLEEFNDVNNKNTSGDSIFNDKDLMSIIYKYQNFEKMYYEKAELIRREILKEKIDKVVEEQKNIDDPAFITKNNNIIYELPLTLFPSQHKKDFSSNVTTFNIFKTLCLIYDVLDKQAIMVNKYLKEVKDLLAHPIIFIENENESANENENESANESANTDDEKAKEYENSLDMQDKVFALFDCVEKILANRINILSTENNGVTSLANSKNMLRADIIQQRSKLHREMLKTLPLLEGESLKQTYLKLQNVKMIKKVTLNTTTTDNNIDDSNIATESDFETYLFSYSKELPALMQDVQKLKNYIKSLNTVYNAKVEYYKHLQKISDSLVSIVELDERMQAKIKMNVKKSDEIVKKNTTKINNLRARCKYLNTLQKIKTEITDNGKKFKCSICFGSIKLGAILKCGHFFCQECAESWLRHHSTCPMCKQTTVLEEIYKFKFQVEEKCNNSIADNLNGQSRELHDRPNAENTLDNSNAKSQDFYFGGYMKFKNLPEILNLNIKQRFGTKLDAIVKMVTYLLLNYENNTCTADGNIPPPQILIYSHNVTFLDCLSHILSFNSINHRNVSAVSSKVFNKLVELFRKDSTISCLLLDSKRQVSGLTLVNATNIFLVEPILNRSDELQAINRVSRFGQKYNTFVWQFMIKESVEESIIKYKYNLEQQYYNVETSLNDKNTKLPAVLDNSNNKKNKGLYSNGKSKADSPLYMVDKTHIWHCFFQK from the coding sequence ATGGattataataccaataataaaaaattaattataaatatatcgGATTATGAtctttctttaaatatacCACCCCTTGGTCCAATTACAAACCAAAAtcttcaaaataaaaataaaaatcttaCTGAGCACTATACCTCTAGTAATTGTGGCAAAACTAAATctgataaaaaattagtttATCAACTAATATTTAAGCATGAATTAAATACACATGggaataaaaatgatattgaGTGTAATGCCACCTACAATAATGCACATGTAGATGTCTCCGAATCGAATTTAAAAGTCTTCtataatgaagatgatggtCATATATCTCCAATTTTGACTTTCTCCTTGGATCAATTAAGTTCTTCTGTTACTTCTATGATAGATTTACttagaaataaaacaggactaagaaaacaaaagcaACAACATCCCGGATCTGCTATCTCTAGAATTAGCAACACTGCTACAAGGAGaggaaggaaaaaaagaaaaatcacAACTTTTGTTGGTAATATGGATCCTAATAACATCATACGTGCagcaaaatataaagattTATCTGTGAATTCTTTGATTAAAATTAACGTAAAGCAACGCAATAATTGGACGCTGataatagatatatatttaagttatagagaaaatgattttaaCGCTTTTACAAAAGATactcaaaaaattttcaacacttatatatttgatacTGTTCATCCTGTAACCGATATCACGTTTGCTGGTTCAAGAGAGTCGTTTGAGATGAAAGTTATTGAgtatacaaaaaatattactaaaaaaataaaaaaaattaacgaGTCTAATATcgattttaataaaatcaagCCGTTAGAACTATATCCTTTCCAAAAGGAGACGGTTTTGTGGATGTTAAACAAGGAACTATATAGCACATCAGTTAACGACGACAAGATAGACAAGAATGCAATTTTGAGTTACTTAAATAGGAACTTGTGTTTTGGTTATGTGGACATCCCTAATATTGGATATTggaataaatatacaaattATCTTTTATCTTACGATCAAGGATTggctttttttaaagaatacAATGAATCATGTTCAACTATTCACAATTCAAACAAAGTCGATGCTGAAGTACCACATGGTGCACAAGGTTTGTTATCTGAAGAAATGGGGTTGGGTAAAACAATTGAAATATTATCcttaattttattgaataaGAGGAATTCTCGGGTTACCGGCCCTAGTAAAAGTAATTTACATAAAGCTAAAACTACATTAATTGTGTGCCCTGATAGTATTTTGAATCAATGGATTGATGAAATTGAGGACCATAGTTATAACAACACACTTTCCATTTATCACTATCCAGGGTTTAAACAACTTTCTAGAACTTTTGATAAGGATAAACTAAGTGCAAACGATATTTCATTAAAGTTACTGGAATatgatataattattacttCATATTCTGTTCTATCTTCAGAGGTTCATTATACAAACTTTGCCACACATAGAAACAGAAACGTGCATAATTATAGCGACACTGTTAAAACAAATGATAAGAAAAGGCATGATATAAAATATGACTATTCATCACCCTTAGCCCTAATTAACTTTTGGAGAATTGTATTAGACGAAGTCCAAATGTTGGGCAGATCTTTAActggaaatattattagatgTTGCAATGAAATATCAAGAGTTCACACTTGGGGCAGTTCGGGCACTCCAGTATCCACTATAACAAAAGTTACGCATATCGGCAACAACGATAGGGCTAACGCTGGGGCTGGCACCATTGCCAAGGATTTGGCAATGATTTTATCTTATTTGCAATTTAACCCCTTTATGGATTCGCCCAacttaattaataaaatgcTTAAATTGCAGTATCCTATATGCGCCGAATTGACccaatttttcattgatAACGACTTATGTATCAGGCATACTAAACTAAATGTATCTgatcaaataaatattccGAAACAATATCAGTATTTGATACCATTAGCTTTAGGACCAATTGAACAAGACCATTATACAAGTTGTTGGACAAAGTTTTTAAACGAGGCTGGTTATgacaataatggtaatagcACTCGTAGTAATAGTAACGATCAGATGGTTGATTTAATGACTATGAATAAGTGGTTGTCTTTATTACTTAATGAGTGTCAGATGGGATTGATTAATCtaaccaagaaaaaaacgTTACTTAAAACCAAGAGTGGCATCAATATCAAAGAAGATCATGATGAGTTACTAGATATGAATTATATGGATGATATTTTGGATATAATGAAGGCAGCtgttagtaaaaaaatacaatccTTGTTGAGAGCTAATTTTTTAGTGCAAATACAAAAGGGTAAAATTATGTTGGAGCTTGAAAATAAGCCCGTTATGGCAATAcagatttttaaaaaaatacttgaACAAATTTTGAAACTTAATATTGCTGGTGGTAGTAGCAgtactgctactactactactactactactactactactactactactactactactactactactactactaacaatgacaataataataacaatacgGATCAAGAGCTTTTGGGGGATTTTAAAGAACAGTTACACCAATGCTACTTTTTCATAGCTACAGCCTATTACTATCTGGGGAGTAAAAAACTTGAAGAATTTAATGAtgtaaacaataaaaacactAGCGGTgattctatttttaatgataaagaTTTGATGTCAATTATTTATAAGTAccaaaattttgaaaaaatgtATTACGAAAAGGCAGAGCTAATAAGAAGAGAAATtttgaaggaaaaaatagataaagTTGTTGAAGAACAGAAAAATATCGATGACCCCGCCTTtattactaaaaataataatattatctaTGAGTTACCATTGACTCTATTCCCTTCGCAGcataaaaaagatttttcaTCAAATGTAACcacttttaatattttcaaaacattGTGTCTTATCTACGATGTTTTGGATAAACAAGCTATTATGGTGAATAAGTATCTAAAAGAGGTTAAAGATCTCTTAGCACATCCAATCATATtcattgaaaatgaaaatgaaagtgcaaatgaaaatgaaaatgaaagtgCAAATGAAAGTGCAAACACTGACGATGAAAAGGCCAAAGAATATGAAAATTCGTTGGATATGCAAGACAAGGTATTTGCATTGTTTGATTGTGTGGAAAAGATACTAGCCAATAGAATAAATATACTATCTACTGAAAATAATGGTGTCACTTCACTAGCgaatagtaaaaatatgCTACGTGCAGACATTATCCAACAAAGATCCAAATTGCATAGAGAAATGCTAAAAACATTGCCTTTATTGGAAGGTGAATCATTGAAACAAACCTATTTAAAACTACAAAACGttaaaatgataaaaaaagtgaCATTAAATACCACCActactgataataatatcgatGATAGTAATATTGCTACAGAAAGCGATTTTGAGACTTACTTGTTTTCGTATTCTAAGGAACTACCTGCACTAATGCAAGATGTacaaaagttgaaaaattatatcaaATCCTTAAATACCGTGTACAATGCCAAGGTTGAATATTATAAgcatttacaaaaaatttcaGATAGTTTGGTGAGCATTGTTGAATTGGATGAGAGGATGCAAgcaaaaatcaaaatgaacgtcaaaaaaagtgatgaaatagttaaaaaaaatacaactAAGATTAATAATTTGAGAGCCAGgtgtaaatatttaaacacattgcaaaaaataaaaactgaAATCACTGACAATGGCAAAAAGTTTAAGTGTAGTATATGCTTTGGCTCTATTAAACTTGGTgctattttaaaatgtgGTCATTTTTTCTGTCAAGAATGTGCAGAGAGTTGGCTAAGACACCATTCTACTTGTCCTATGTGCAAACAAACGACAGTTTTAGAGGAAAtctataaatttaaatttcaaGTTGAGGAAAAGTGTAACAATAGCATTGCAGATAACTTAAATGGACAGTCCCGTGAGTTACATGATAGGCCAAATGCAGAAAATACCCTAGACAATAGCAATGCGAAATCTCaggatttttattttggtgGATATatgaaatttaaaaatttacctGAAATATTGAATCTCAACATAAAACAAAGATTTGGAACAAAATTAGATGCTATTGTTAAAATGGTTACATAcctattattaaattatgaaaataacaCTTGTACCGCTGATGGAAATATACCACCACCgcaaattttaatttattcgCATAATGTTACATTTTTAGATTGCTTATCCCACATTTTAAGTTTCAATTCAATTAATCATCGTAATGTTTCTGCGGTCAGCAGCAAGGTATTCAACAAGTTGGTAGAATTGTTCAGAAAGGATAGCACCATATCTTGTTTGTTGTTAGATTCTAAAAGACAAGTGAGTGGGCTAACTTTAGTGAATgcaacaaatatttttctggTTGAACCGATTTTAAATAGAAGCGATGAATTGCAGGCTATCAATAGGGTTTCTCGTTTTGgtcaaaaatataatacatTTGTCTGGCAATTCATGATCAAGGAGTCTGTTGAAGAAAGCattataaaatacaaatacaaCTTAGAACAGCAGTATTATAATGTAGAAACGTCACTGAATGATAAAAACACTAAGTTACCTGCGGTATTAGATAAtagcaacaataaaaaaaataaaggacTTTATAGCAATGGTAAAAGTAAAGCGGATTCGCCATTGTATATGGTTGATAAAACACATATCTGGCATTGTTTCTTTCAGAAATga